The genomic region GGACGATTGACCATCGACCAAAACATCAAGAAGCTAGAATCTAGAAGTGAGAAGCGAGATTTCTACAGGCGAGGTTTTTCTAGCTTCTAGCCTCTCGCTTCTAGCTTCTGTTTTTCCCAGTCACGGTTGTTGTGGGGTGACAAGCGCATAGCTTTTAGATGCGCCCTGATTTTTCAGAAGTTACTGAATTAAATGGGTAGCGGCTTTTTCAGATCTGCTCCATCTGATGGTTTTACCTTCTGTCGCCAGCCAGCAGGATAATCCGTAGTGCATTGATCGGGGGAGATCCCTTCATCAAAGCATTTTCAGGCATTGCTCTACGTTTGAGGTGGCAAAGATTTCCATTTTCGTCGCTATCTTGGATTTCAAGTTCGACCTCGGTACGATCGCGCGCCGAAAACCCATCTTCTCCGCCTCGCGGATTCTCGAATCTATTCCCATCACAGCCCTTACCTCACCGGCAAGCCCCACCTCTCCGATTACCACTGTCTCGTGGTCGATCGGGCGATTTAGAAAACTGGAATTTATAGCAGCGAGTACGCCGAGGTCTGCTGCAGGTTCGGTTATCCGGACCCCGCCTGCGATGTTTACGAAGATATCGTGTCCTTTTAACTCCAGCCCTTCGGATTTTTCGAGAACCGCGGTGAGAAGCGCCACGCGGTTTCCGTCCACCCCTATCGAGGTGCGGCGCGGTGTTCCAAAGCCGGATGTGGATACGAGAGCCTGCAGTTCGAGTAGCATCGGGCGCGAGCCTTCGAGCGAGGCTACTACCACCGATCCGGAAACTTCTTTCGGTTTTTCGGCGAGAAATATTCCGGAAGGGTTCGGGACCTCTTTGAGTCCTTTGCCAGTCATCTCGAAGACGCCGATCTCATTTGTGGCGCCGAACCTGTTTTTCATCGTGCGAAGAATTCGAAATGCGTGCCCTCGTTCCCCTTCGAAATAAAGGACCGTGTCGACCATATGTTCCAGAACCTTTGGACCTGCGATGGAACCCTCCTTGGTCACGTGCCCTACAAGGAATGCCGCGGTCTCGGCCGCCTTGGCGAAGGAAAGTATCTTCGCTGCGCTCTCCCTCACTTGGCTGATTGTTCCCGGCGCAGATGGCAGGTCGCCTGTGTACATCGTCTGTATTGAATCGATTGCGATTAAGGCGGGTTTTATTTTTCTGAGTTGTTCGACGATCTTCTCGACGCAGTTTTCTGTTAGCACCGAGAAATTTTTTGGGTCGAGCTCCATGCGTTCGGCGCGCAGCTTTATCTGTGAGGCGCTCTCTTCGCCGGATATGTAGAGAATTTTTTTCCCCGCGGAAGCGACCTTTGAAAGCGCCTGCATGACGATTGTAGATTTCCCGATTCCTGGATCTCCACCGAGCAGGGTGATCCCTCCGGGGATGAACCCCGAGCCGAGTGTGCGATCGAGTTCATCTATTCCTGTCGGGATATGCCTCCCCTCCGCTGCCGATATCTGTTCGAGCGTGACGGGGCCGTTGCCCGCTTCAGCGATGCTAGGACGCCTGGCCTCGACTTCTACCGCTTCTTCGGCGTAGGTGTTCCAGTTGCTGCATTCCGGGCAGCGGCCGATCCATCTCGGCGACTGGGCCCCGCAGTTTTGGCATGAGAATATCGTCCTTTGTTTTGCCATTTTTTCAACCTTTCGATCAAATAAATTGCGGACTATTTGGATTTTCTCCACGCCTTGAGTCTTTCGGAGATGACCTTTTCATATCCGTTCAGCGTGGGTTCGTAGTACCTCTTGCCTGATATTTTTTCAGGGAGATATGTTTCATCCTGAACGAAGTTTCCTTCGTAGTCGTGCGCGTATTTGTAGTTGTCACCGTAGCCGAGTTCTTTCATGAGCTTTGTGGGGGCGTTTCTCAGATGTTTGGGCGTCGGAAGTGCGCCGCATTCATGCACATCGGCGAGGGCGCGCTTGTAGGAGATGTAGCTTGCGTTGCTCTTCGGTGCACTAGCCAGATATGTGGCACATTGTGCGAGGGGGATCCACCCCTCCGGCATCCCGACGAAACTGTAGGACTGCATGCAGGAAATTGCGATCTGTACCGCGTGAGGATCGGCGTTACTGACATCCTCGCTGGCGAAGATGACCATCCTGCGGGCTACGAATAGAGGGTCTTCTCCGGCATCAAGCATCCTCGCCAGATAGTAGACTGCCGCGTCCGGATCGCTGCCGCGCATGCTCTTTATGAATGCGCTGATGACGTTGTAATGTTCCTCACCCTTTTTGTCGTAGAGAAGGCTCTTCTTCTGAACGGCGTCTTCGACTATTTTGAGCGTGATCTTTCTTCGCGGCCTTGCGGTTCTGGCGAGATCGGAGGAGATTTCAAGGGTATTTAACGCGCGCCTAGCATCTCCATCGGCACCTGCGGCGACGAAGGAGATGGCATCGTCATCTATCGATAATTTTTCCTCCCCGAGTCCGCGTTCCACATCGGAGATTGTAAGCCTTATCAGTGATTCGATCTCTTCGTTTGATATCTTCTCCAGCACATAAACCTTCGTCCTGGAGAGGAGGGGGGCTATCACTTCGAACGAGGGGTTTTCGGTGGTTGATCCGATCAGCGTTATCGTGCCGTCTTCCACGTGAGGGAGAAGGGCATCTTGCTGAGCCTTGTTCCACCTGTGGATCTCATCGACGAAGAGTATGCTCGATTCCCCCTGCAAAGATCTTGCCGACTGCGCCTCGCGGATCACCTCGCGAAGCTCTCCGACCCCCGATAGAACCGCCGATAGATGAAAAAATTTTGCCTTCGTCTTTCTTGCGATGATACGCGCGAGAGTTGTTTTTCCGGTGCCAGGGGGGCCCCAGAATATGACCGACGGAATCGAATCGGACTCAATGAGGCTGGTTAATGGCTTTCCCTTGCCTATGAGATGTTTCTGCCCTACAACTTCATCGATGGATCTTGGGCGCATCCGCTCAGCTAGGGGTTTTTTCTTCGATTTTTTAAAAAGGCCATCCATGCTTGCAGAATAAGCACGCCTCAAGTTCACTTTTCAAGAGGTTAATTTATGGAGGAGCCGGAGGAAGCTTTATAAGGAATCTCTGAAAAGCTAGCTGTAACAATAACTTCGCCCATGGACAATTGACCAAAGTACTAGTGCGCAGTTGGTCAATGGTCCATTGTCAATCGTCATCGGTCAGACGGTTGCGGAGGGGGTCGAATCCTGATCGCTGATCCTTGATCAGCATTTTATAAGCTTATATTCGAAAATATCGTTATTAAGATTAAGATGAAGATTAGGATTCGGGGATGACAAACGCATAGCTTTTAGAGGTGCCCTGAATTTGCTGATTTTTCAGAGGTTACTAACAGATAATAGCCTCTTCGTCGTTGTCGATTATCAGTAGGCTCTTTTCGGTGAGTTTACCTTCCGGTATCGGAATCCTGTAGGATTCGACGAATCTAACCATCTCCTCCGGTAGAATTCTGCGGTGTCCTCCGGCGGTGACATAGGCCCTTAGCTTCCCCTCCTTGACCCAGTTGATTATGGTAGTCCGGTGTACTCCGCATAGCTGCGCGACCTGATTGGTAGATAGCGCTTTCTTAGCCATCGTTCCTCCCAAATTTGCCAGAAGTCATGTTCGCTAAAAAGCTTATCGCGCCTTTCCCGTTTAGCAAGCAAATGTTGTAATTGTAGTATTATATCAAATATGCCAAATGCGTTTTTACGACTCATATTAGCATGGAAGATGATGTCATTTTGAGGTGCGAGTTTTTGGGCTATTTTGATCCTAGGCAGTCAAATAACCATCCTGTCTTTTATCGTCTGATCGCAGCAGTGGACATATAATTACAACCCGTGTTAGATCGCACACCCATGCTTTGTTCGATTCACATAAAGGACTTTGCCATCATCGATGAGCTGGAGGTCTCTTTTGCCCCCGGGCTCAATATGATGACCGGCGAGACCGGCGCGGGAAAGACGATCATAGTTGAGGCGATAAACCTCGTGCTAGGAGGTCGGGCTCAGAGCGATCTCGTGCGCCATGGAAGTGAGAAGGCCTCGGTCACCGCGGTATTCGACATCTCGGCCTGCGACTCTTTTCTCCTTTCCGAACTCTCCGCCATGGGTGTGTCTCCTTCCGATGAGCTGATCGTTCACAGGATCGTTGGGGGGGCGGGAAAGGGGAAAATTTCCATCAATGGAATTCCTGTTACCGGGGGGATGCTTAAAAATATAGCGGAAAGGCTGGTCGATGTTTCGAGTCAGCATGAGCATCAGCTTTTGCTCGATAGCGAGAGGCATGCGGAGATCGTTGACTCCTACGGAAATCATCATGAAGAGCTATCCGCATACCGTGGGATTCATCGCATGCACGCAGAGGCGACATCGCGGCTGCGAACATTGGAGAAGAGCGGTTGTGAGGCCAAGGATAAGCTGGATTTTTTTAAGTTCCAACTGGGCGAGCTGGAGTCGGCCGATATCAGGCCCGGTGAGGATGCCGAGCTGGAATCGCTGAGGTCGAGGCTGAAGCACTCCGTGGTTCTCGAGGAAAAAATGCGCGGCGCTCAAAACCTTTTATATGAAGGGGCTCAATCCGCCATCGAAGCGGTTGGGACCTCGATGCGAATGCTGGATGAGTGCACGAGATACGACGAGTCGATATCTGCGCTGCGCGAGGGGCTGGTGCGCGCGCATGCCGAGGTAGAGGATGTTGCGCGCGAAATTTCGAAGTATATCTCTTCGCTCGATTCCGATCCTCAGCGCCTTGAGGAGGTGGAGGAGAGGATTCATCTTATCCGTAGTCTTGTCAAAAAACACGGGGGTTCGCTGGAGGAATGTCTGGCGAAAGTGGATTTTCTCAGGGA from Myxococcales bacterium harbors:
- a CDS encoding helix-turn-helix domain-containing protein — translated: MAKKALSTNQVAQLCGVHRTTIINWVKEGKLRAYVTAGGHRRILPEEMVRFVESYRIPIPEGKLTEKSLLIIDNDEEAIIC
- the recN gene encoding DNA repair protein RecN, producing the protein MLCSIHIKDFAIIDELEVSFAPGLNMMTGETGAGKTIIVEAINLVLGGRAQSDLVRHGSEKASVTAVFDISACDSFLLSELSAMGVSPSDELIVHRIVGGAGKGKISINGIPVTGGMLKNIAERLVDVSSQHEHQLLLDSERHAEIVDSYGNHHEELSAYRGIHRMHAEATSRLRTLEKSGCEAKDKLDFFKFQLGELESADIRPGEDAELESLRSRLKHSVVLEEKMRGAQNLLYEGAQSAIEAVGTSMRMLDECTRYDESISALREGLVRAHAEVEDVAREISKYISSLDSDPQRLEEVEERIHLIRSLVKKHGGSLEECLAKVDFLREEIYSIDNFDERIAELRSEVEELSRKRRVAAKVLSVVRVASSARMSKAIASELSELGMSKTSFMVEVRNRDEELWDENGGDAVEFLLAPNVGEPMMPLAKIASGGELSRVMLAVKSALSERGNPTATSIFDEVDSGIGGRVADVVGKKLKKVSRNKQVICITHLPQVAVYGDAHIRIAKGVKKGRTVTSLSTLKDAERVDEIARMLGGEKITEATIAHASEMFRSASRSQSGGK
- the radA gene encoding DNA repair protein RadA; its protein translation is MAKQRTIFSCQNCGAQSPRWIGRCPECSNWNTYAEEAVEVEARRPSIAEAGNGPVTLEQISAAEGRHIPTGIDELDRTLGSGFIPGGITLLGGDPGIGKSTIVMQALSKVASAGKKILYISGEESASQIKLRAERMELDPKNFSVLTENCVEKIVEQLRKIKPALIAIDSIQTMYTGDLPSAPGTISQVRESAAKILSFAKAAETAAFLVGHVTKEGSIAGPKVLEHMVDTVLYFEGERGHAFRILRTMKNRFGATNEIGVFEMTGKGLKEVPNPSGIFLAEKPKEVSGSVVVASLEGSRPMLLELQALVSTSGFGTPRRTSIGVDGNRVALLTAVLEKSEGLELKGHDIFVNIAGGVRITEPAADLGVLAAINSSFLNRPIDHETVVIGEVGLAGEVRAVMGIDSRIREAEKMGFRRAIVPRSNLKSKIATKMEIFATSNVEQCLKML
- a CDS encoding replication-associated recombination protein A is translated as MDGLFKKSKKKPLAERMRPRSIDEVVGQKHLIGKGKPLTSLIESDSIPSVIFWGPPGTGKTTLARIIARKTKAKFFHLSAVLSGVGELREVIREAQSARSLQGESSILFVDEIHRWNKAQQDALLPHVEDGTITLIGSTTENPSFEVIAPLLSRTKVYVLEKISNEEIESLIRLTISDVERGLGEEKLSIDDDAISFVAAGADGDARRALNTLEISSDLARTARPRRKITLKIVEDAVQKKSLLYDKKGEEHYNVISAFIKSMRGSDPDAAVYYLARMLDAGEDPLFVARRMVIFASEDVSNADPHAVQIAISCMQSYSFVGMPEGWIPLAQCATYLASAPKSNASYISYKRALADVHECGALPTPKHLRNAPTKLMKELGYGDNYKYAHDYEGNFVQDETYLPEKISGKRYYEPTLNGYEKVISERLKAWRKSK